The window AACAGTtcagaaaataacatattttcacCTTAAATAACATACTGTATCATTATTTAGTTTGATAGTATAGGAACAGACCTTATTAAGTGTTTCACACCATTAAGTAGATTTgacaatgtagaaaaaaatattcacatatgtaAACGTCATAGTACACAGTTAACTAGGTTTGACATTGTGGGTAATGATGAAATTCACTGTGTTAAATGTCTATTGCATCACTAACCATGCTTGatagaacagaaaataatatcATTTTCATCTTAAGTTTTTTACTACATCAttgctttttatattaaatgaacatcaatttactatatagaattattatactatataatTCCAACATGGAGTAAAAATATGGTGACACTGTACTTCAAGTGATTAGAAAGGttaaaaatcatttattgtttctgttgacattaattgtaaaacattataaactcCTGTCTCTTCATGATAGTAACAATTAAGTCTTCATATTACACCAAAATTGTGATGGATCAACACCATGACAATTCTTTAATGCACAAAATTTGgtctttaattaataacaaccGATAGTCAGTAGGTGTAAACCTGTAAACTGACTCATAAAAAGAAATCacatcaatgtattttataaacccaCTAAAGGTGCTTTAGAAAATCATTGCAGAAAAAATACAAGTACACAGAAATTCTAAAAGAAATCATATTGAGTAACAGTTTTGGAACTGACCTATACTTATAACATTAACTACAGTAATTTAATAGTCACCTTGaacatcaaatgtttttaaaaataattttataacttagataaaatttgaaaggaaatgcaaagagtttatttcacttataatgatTCCAATATCATACATGTGTATGAAGTTTTCCTTTATCACTGTAATCAATGTACGTGGTATTACTAACAGTTAGTGTTAAGAACAAGTACAAACATTGCTCAGTACATAATTCTATGTACTTACATTTGTGATGACAGAAATCTTTCCAACAGAATTAAGAATTCTGTACCATATTCCTATCAAAATAGAATCAACCTATTAGGATAActggaatatatttcaataactttactctctaaatcttttttattatttttttgcttacaaaacaattctctttcattaacattatattcatgtataaaatggattatatacaaatatatctcaGCTAAGTTATGAATTAAGACTTGTCACTAAAGACTAATCAGAAGTTATTAACTCTAATAACTCTTCTgtgtatatttagtgtaaaaaagtcaaggtttgaaataaaacaaacttcaaagtaTGAATATTACATTAATTCACTATCTGGGTAAGTTGAATGtcataatgaaaatgaaaataccTAAAAGGCtaaaatccaaatatttcttacaactgaTTGGTTTACACATGACTGTCAGagtgattgttattatttactaatatcaGGCCTCACTCAGTTAATGGAAAAGTGTTTGTATGTTATGAAGTTTTGTATCACAACATTATTGTCTACATTTTAAGAGCTTCAGACTGTGATttctctgttttaacagatttaccataatacatttgttttagtacctacgcttgtttcataatagttttcttttttgcatgtgatgtatattgttggccatgtattgcacaagtcccatctgttcttgaaatttgtagaagattttcaagagtaagatttaatatttatttatttaatgaaaatactaGCATCTTCCAACTTTGGTGAGTATTCTAGAAACTcacaataaactatataaaccaacatGCCAAGAGCAGgaagaatattattagtcagttaaAGTCAGTGTGATATAGGCCTCAGAAGAAAAAATTGTGATTAACAccaattaatcataaaactacaaaactggaGACCAGGTACGtagtagattttgaacattacaaaccattcaatttcAGCACATTAATTTGggatattattttttctacaagaaCATTAAATAGCATTCTTGGAAAAAGTCAGCTTTTAACCAGTGCAAAGCCATCCAAGATAGCCAGCTTAAGTGAGGTGTGACAGTCTCAACTTGGATTGAATTTCCTTGTTATGGGCCTGGACTGTCGATAAAACATCAAGTTCTAGATCATATATAAAACTCAGAATTGTTGCTAAACCTCTTGTACCTAAACcctaatttgtaataactgttactataaattgtatcatttttctattttttatattttcaatagaaTTGTGTCAAAAAAGAGAACAGTACATGTCAATCTCGTtggcaaatatattttaatacatactaacatttaaataacaactacattcaaattactgattatttagtgcaataatacataatgtatgcaACATGATAAATCAAGAGActtgtctgaaataaaaaatgtgtaacattGTTAATTTAACTTCATCTTAACAGACTTAAACCAAACAGCTTACTGTATTCACCACACTGTGCACTCACCAATGTTCTTAACTCTTTCTGCCACAGGTTGTCGTAATAAGCGAATAAACTTCCTAGCACCGAGCCTGATTTTTATGATGATGTTCAGCATAGCAAACAATGGTGCGAGGAAATGTAGCCACAAAAATTGTGGAAAATCCAAACTGCAACACTACAGAAggataataaattacaaaacgtttattaactaaactgtacatttaatgtttaaGGAAGTTCTTATGATTTAGACAGTTAAATATAGTCTAAAGTTACTGTAATTAATGGACTACAATAACTATAATACATGTGGTGACTCCTGGAAGTATCAAACTTTAATAATAGAGAAAATCTAACCTAATGTAGTAGATTCAGGTCTAGAGGTGGTTGAATAAGAGATTTAATTTCTAGTTTGACATAAAGTCAATACAGAAACATTAATGTCAAAATCAAGTAgcatattaataatgtttcatttaaaaaacaaacaaactaaaacacagacaAGGACCTTTAAAATTGCTGTTCCAGAAAATACTAATCATTGAGGTGGTGTAACTGTTTTACaggtatttaataaatgtttcctctatagattacactgttctgaaAAAAAGGTGAAAcccataaaactaaaaacaatttctttgtttgttgttaaatgtgaAGTTGTACAATGTGGAATTTGACCCATAACCACAGCAGGAATCAAATGATTAATCTTAGCATTATAACCCTTCAGGCTTAGCAATGAACACAGTTCATATCAATTTCTACATCATCAAAAACTTTCTAAATGCTGCTCCAACTACTGTTTTCACATACATTATTATCATatcacacatttaatatttactgttaattatacattaactacttaaaaatattttaaactatgttggaggaacttaaaataatatatcattcaTTTCCATAGCAGCCAATTACTCAGTTAACTTGAATAAGAATAACTTGATTTTAAGGCTGTTGAATAATGTACAAACTACAAGGTGATTGTCAAagatttaacatttttcacagacatggaaaaagtaccattttaacgtgttcaagtttttatgtacaacatatttatctattaatgtaattattttcatatcattATTTTAGTTCAACTTAAGCCTTACTCATTTTCAGATATACACCAAAAAGACCAATTTGTTCTTGGTTTATTAAGTTGTAGTCACTCTCCCACTGAGTGGGTGCATGGTTTTCATGAACACACTCACCCTTTTTACACACTGACCATTTCTTGTAAAGCCGTAACAGCCATcttgataaatacaaaaatatttttacctagttctaaaataaaacaggttttgtTGCTGACATgaatgtataaataatgtaattttacatacaatCTGACTTATTacatgtttgactgaacattaataaacttCAAATCTTGAAAACCTCAAAATGactttttgaaaaaaaactacAACACAGTTCGTAAGTCTCAAAATGAGCCAACTGTCATAGAAAATGCTCTTACATgcaattattacaataaatatctatttaaacTAAAAAACTTACAGAACACCCATTTCCACCACGGCGTTAACGAACTGCTTCCCTACCACAATTATAGCTGACTGCAAAGAGAGTTCAAACAAACACCATCCTGTTCCACACTTGaaggaaatgtagaaaaacagtttcaaaattattgtgGCAATAccactttataaaatatctaagaaagaacacaagactgaaaagtacaataagataTAAGTTGGTGAGCAAGAGTACTCATAACTTGTTCAGGACCAAATGGtccaaaaaaataaagtttcaaacctaaaaatttaaagaatatgtGTGTCTAACATGAAAAACTGTGCAGAGATTGATTCTTCATAGTTTTAACTTTCTCACAACAGGCTCAATCCCAGGAACTGAcctaataattattctgtgcttgttaaaGTATTACGATATATTCACATCATTTGGCAGGctttatgtaaacataaaaagttttttgcacaccaaagattatattttttaatggagtatttttactaaaaatgtatctgtgaatacttacatatgtatagatatataaatagagaGTTTCTGTATACTAGTCTGAGTGTTGATTTCCATGTttagattaaaatacttttcttagaCTCAAAAATTTCTGACTTTTTTCGTGTAATATTTAAACCTAAAGACTTGTCACTGGTGTAACCCCTGAAGCAGTAAAGAAACACTGTCTGGAAGGACtttaaattgtgatattaaactacttaggtttatactaaatagttttatgatcataatagtgtgtgtatgtatatacattgttaaattttattgttttattgcctttataacccctgactaattactattcatgccttaataagttgtaaatcataTGACAAATATGCAGCTCTTGTTATGCTTTTGAATTCCATAATGCACGAGCtactcatgaacattttttaaaatattattattgttagtttttttctttgtttgtgtttttggtgtttttttttaattttgtgcacaagggctatctgcactaactgtccctaatttagcagtgcaaaactagagggaaaaaacagctagtcatcaccacccaccaccaattcttgggctactcttttaccaacgaatagtgggattgaccgtcacattataatgtcacaacagctgaaagggtgagcatgtttggtgtaacagggatttgaacctgcaaccctcagattgttattattagtagtaacagtagtacttattttacttaatctaacctaACTGATCTCAAGAGATTCCTATTTTTACACATTGAATTTCCCATGGTAATCAAGGTTGAATTGAAAGCaaaatatggaattatatttacagaaaacattgcaatatgataaatcacttgacagatgaaaaccatggctttctattggtttttaAGTAACACCTTATTGAGTGGCTTAAACAGTTATTGGTAATTTCTTATAAAGAGGGCATCACAGATGGGTGTTGCAAGATGGATTTGATTTCATGTCTCTGAGACCAAGTAATATTAAAGGTTATGAAAATTATAGTATGCCTAAGcaaaattatatcataataagtgatttacattaaatttcattttttacttcttggagggtggtaaataaattaaagaagaaaaggcctagagaaaaatgttacaattcttacactagaaaattctagtttttctattttaaatattgccttctgaaagtaaaatctttaaacttgtatactattaaaacatgGATTATGAGCTATGTTTTCAGGGTTTATTTATCAGTatatcataaaaagaaaatagtataatcaacttttgaatgtaactcatcAAAACCTTGAGGGCACAGAAAAAGTTGTCTACAGAAAAAGGGttaaataatgctattttttgCCAGCCAACAAGAAGTGTACTTTGAATAAAATcaagatttcatgtttttttgccATGAATTTATGACTTCAGGTCCCAAATATCAGTGCAAATGCAGGACTTCTTATAGTTATTTGGTTGATTGCTATTATGTTATTGAGCAAAACATTGTCTAACCAGGTTTCAGATTGAGCATATACACATTGATAAagtatacatatttagaaaataatgaaGTTAATGGCCATTTTTGCTAACTGACGAccatttttgcatacaatcttcacatgactatatcaactttaaagacactttaaaacattcatgtttcaatattaccaggagatataaatgaaagtctgaaaatgacaagttgtcttaattattttagtagtgcaaaagtatataaaaaagtaggattttataaataataactgcaaacaaagaaaacagcaacatgctatttattatgacttaaaaaACAGAAAAGTGGCAATTACATTCCAGatttagtttcttaaaattaCAAGATTACTGGGAAATTAGAAGCCTCAAGGAGGCTTATTTTCTgaaattatctaaaaataaaagttagcatttttcttaaactgaaaatggtttccaataatacttaccatccaccaacactatagctagaatctcacattgataaaagtgtagttGGCAATGCAGGCTTGATCCACAAACAAAGCATTTGTACAGAACAGGAATGTACC of the Tachypleus tridentatus isolate NWPU-2018 chromosome 13, ASM421037v1, whole genome shotgun sequence genome contains:
- the LOC143237153 gene encoding anoctamin-1-like isoform X4, encoding MLNIIIKIRLGARKFIRLLRQPVAERVKNIGIWYRILNSVGKISVITNVTEWISELYSVRFQYQ
- the LOC143237153 gene encoding anoctamin-1-like isoform X1 — translated: MCCSLDFPQFLWLHFLAPLFAMLNIIIKIRLGARKFIRLLRQPVAERVKNIGIWYRILNSVGKISVITNVTEWISELYSVRFQYQ
- the LOC143237153 gene encoding uncharacterized protein LOC143237153 isoform X2 — translated: MCGTGWCLFELSLQSAIIVVGKQFVNAVVEMGVLWLLRLYKKWSVCKKVLQFGFSTIFVATFPRTIVCYAEHHHKNQARC